In a genomic window of Deltaproteobacteria bacterium:
- the selD gene encoding selenide, water dikinase SelD: MEDKLPPRLTRTVTGAGUASKLPPGDLDKALCGLEFPADENLIVGLDRADDAGVYRVTDDIAIIQTVDFFTPVVDDPYWFGQIAAANALSDVYAMGGVPKTAMNLVAFPRREMDLSVLRKIIQGGLDKMKEAGVVLVGGHSVEDKELKYGLSVTGFIHPDRVLTKKDIRPGDRLILTKPLGTGIINTAIKGGMASPELIEKVTRLMATLNRRAAEIMGGFPVHACTDITGFGLLGHLAEMVVDSEAGITIHSRDIPVIPEALDLAAIGLVPGGTHRNREFRSTMVDLDPQVGPVMQDILYDPQTSGGLLICVDGASADALLDALVTGGVEDAAVVGEVLPSPVERIVVT; encoded by the coding sequence ATGGAAGACAAGTTGCCTCCTCGCCTTACACGTACCGTGACCGGGGCGGGATGAGCCTCTAAACTCCCTCCAGGGGACCTGGACAAGGCACTCTGTGGCTTGGAATTTCCAGCCGACGAGAACCTCATCGTGGGCCTGGACCGGGCGGACGACGCGGGGGTTTACAGGGTCACCGATGATATCGCAATCATCCAGACCGTCGATTTTTTCACCCCTGTGGTTGATGATCCATACTGGTTCGGGCAAATCGCCGCTGCAAACGCGTTAAGCGACGTTTACGCCATGGGGGGAGTTCCCAAGACCGCCATGAATCTCGTGGCCTTCCCCCGCCGTGAGATGGATCTTTCCGTGCTGAGAAAAATCATCCAGGGGGGCTTAGACAAAATGAAAGAGGCCGGCGTCGTCCTTGTGGGCGGCCACAGCGTGGAGGACAAAGAACTCAAGTACGGCCTTTCCGTCACGGGCTTCATCCATCCGGACCGGGTATTGACCAAGAAGGACATCCGGCCTGGAGACCGCCTGATCCTGACAAAGCCCCTCGGGACGGGAATCATCAATACTGCTATCAAGGGAGGCATGGCCTCGCCCGAACTCATTGAAAAGGTGACCCGGCTGATGGCCACCCTGAACCGCAGGGCGGCGGAAATCATGGGAGGTTTTCCGGTCCATGCCTGCACCGATATCACGGGGTTCGGACTCCTGGGGCACCTAGCCGAGATGGTCGTGGATTCGGAGGCGGGGATCACCATCCACTCCCGGGACATCCCGGTCATCCCCGAGGCCCTGGATTTGGCCGCAATAGGCCTCGTTCCGGGAGGGACACACCGTAACCGGGAATTTCGATCCACTATGGTCGACCTTGATCCCCAGGTGGGACCTGTCATGCAGGACATCCTCTACGACCCCCAGACATCGGGGGGGCTGTTGATCTGCGTGGACGGTGCCTCAGCCGACGCTCTCCTGGACGCGCTCGTTACCGGGGGGGTTGAAGATGCCGCCGTAGTGGGTGAAGTCCTTCCCTCGCCCGTGGAGCGAATAGTAGTCACATAG
- a CDS encoding type II toxin-antitoxin system VapC family toxin produces MKLLLDTHILLLAAGVPEKLTESVRTILTSPENTLFFSAVSIWEIIIKLGLGRKDFKVDAYRFRKGLVAHGYTELPVTAEHALRVESLPPLHKDPFDRMLLAQARTEGLLLVTADAVVAQYEESVLAV; encoded by the coding sequence GTGAAACTGCTGCTTGACACGCACATCCTCCTGTTGGCAGCAGGAGTGCCCGAAAAGCTTACCGAATCAGTGCGTACAATTTTGACCTCACCTGAAAACACACTGTTTTTCAGCGCAGTAAGCATCTGGGAAATCATCATAAAATTGGGCCTTGGCCGGAAGGATTTCAAGGTTGATGCCTACCGTTTCAGAAAAGGGCTTGTTGCCCACGGGTACACCGAGCTGCCTGTAACCGCCGAACATGCCTTACGGGTTGAGTCGTTGCCGCCACTTCACAAAGACCCTTTTGATCGCATGCTTCTTGCTCAGGCCCGCACAGAAGGCCTGCTCCTTGTGACCGCAGATGCTGTCGTAGCCCAATATGAGGAATCCGTCCTTGCCGTGTAA
- a CDS encoding serine hydrolase has translation MRVLENPESVRLKKLISEGAGAGIYPGAVLLAAWKGKIVFFEAAGYQSTRPRKLPMKRDTIFDLASLTKPLATALAMMSLVDRRQLDLDRPLGGILSFGGLGEKGSITPRQLLSHCSGLPAWRPFYLHLVHFLPDVRKRLLREQILGLPLEYPPGTRAVYSDPGFMLLEWVVEEAAGEALPTFLERHFYGPLGLRRTFLGGFPQAPEGVGLEDIAPTEECPWRRKILRGEVHDENAYALGGYSGHAGLFGTAEEVYVLLDMLRGHYLGVRKDFFEPETVRLFFERQETVKGNTWALGWDTPSTEHSSAGGLFSKKSVGHLGFTGTSVWMDLEKDVIVVFLTNRIHPSRKNEKIREFRPVIHNAVMEALGQN, from the coding sequence GTGAGGGTTCTTGAAAATCCTGAGAGCGTGAGGCTGAAAAAGCTCATTTCGGAAGGTGCGGGTGCGGGTATCTATCCGGGAGCCGTGCTCCTGGCGGCCTGGAAAGGGAAAATAGTGTTTTTCGAGGCCGCCGGGTATCAATCCACCCGGCCCCGGAAACTTCCCATGAAAAGGGACACGATCTTTGACCTGGCTTCTCTTACCAAGCCCCTTGCCACGGCCCTGGCCATGATGAGCCTGGTAGACAGGAGACAACTCGACCTGGATCGGCCCCTCGGTGGAATCCTGTCCTTTGGCGGTCTCGGAGAAAAGGGATCTATTACTCCGCGCCAACTCCTCAGCCATTGCTCTGGTCTACCGGCGTGGAGACCCTTCTACCTTCACCTGGTACATTTCCTTCCCGATGTCAGGAAAAGACTGTTAAGGGAGCAAATACTAGGGCTGCCCCTGGAATATCCCCCAGGGACCAGGGCCGTTTACAGCGACCCGGGCTTCATGCTTCTCGAATGGGTCGTCGAGGAGGCTGCCGGAGAGGCCCTCCCCACTTTTTTGGAAAGGCATTTCTACGGTCCCTTGGGATTGCGGAGGACGTTCCTCGGCGGATTCCCGCAGGCGCCTGAGGGGGTCGGATTGGAGGATATAGCTCCAACGGAGGAGTGCCCCTGGCGCAGGAAGATCCTTCGCGGGGAAGTGCACGATGAGAACGCTTACGCCTTAGGGGGGTATTCCGGGCACGCGGGGTTGTTCGGAACCGCGGAGGAAGTCTACGTTTTACTCGATATGCTGCGCGGGCATTATCTGGGTGTTCGGAAGGATTTCTTCGAGCCGGAGACGGTCAGACTCTTTTTCGAGAGACAGGAGACGGTAAAGGGGAATACCTGGGCCCTGGGGTGGGATACGCCCTCAACAGAGCATTCGAGCGCAGGGGGCCTTTTTTCCAAGAAGAGCGTCGGGCACCTGGGATTTACCGGGACATCCGTATGGATGGACCTTGAAAAGGATGTCATCGTCGTTTTTCTCACGAACCGCATCCACCCTTCCCGTAAGAATGAGAAGATAAGGGAGTTCCGGCCGGTCATTCATAATGCGGTCATGGAAGCATTGGGGCAGAACTAG
- a CDS encoding purine-binding chemotaxis protein CheW: protein MAELAEKMGQAINVMGQKEGKYLTFSLDGEEYGIGILKIKEIIGMMPITPVPRTPDFVKGVVNLRGKVIPVIDLRLRFGMEETEYTERTCIIVVEIEQESGQMVIGIVVDSVSEVLNIKEEDIEATPTFGTKLDTEYILGMAKMEGGVKILLNIEKTIGATELDQIASIQ, encoded by the coding sequence ATGGCTGAACTGGCGGAAAAGATGGGCCAAGCGATCAATGTCATGGGTCAAAAGGAGGGGAAATACCTCACCTTTTCTCTCGACGGCGAGGAATACGGGATCGGGATCCTGAAAATCAAGGAGATCATAGGCATGATGCCCATTACCCCCGTTCCCCGGACTCCGGATTTTGTGAAGGGTGTCGTTAACTTACGGGGGAAGGTCATCCCAGTGATCGACTTGCGGCTTCGCTTCGGGATGGAGGAGACGGAATACACCGAACGGACCTGTATCATTGTGGTGGAGATCGAACAGGAATCCGGCCAGATGGTTATCGGTATCGTTGTGGATTCCGTCTCTGAGGTTCTCAACATCAAAGAGGAAGACATCGAGGCCACCCCCACCTTCGGGACGAAGCTGGACACGGAATATATCCTCGGCATGGCCAAGATGGAAGGCGGCGTTAAGATCCTCCTGAACATTGAAAAGACGATCGGGGCCACGGAATTGGACCAGATTGCCTCCATTCAATAG
- the yedF gene encoding sulfurtransferase-like selenium metabolism protein YedF — protein sequence MKKEIDCRGLACPAPVLETKKAIEEDKPSLIRVTVDNEAARQNVTRFLETQKYQVSVEKDDAGFHVTGIKEEKASTEEATSADRLEAAGKKILIMVATDRMGHGDDGLGKKLLINFLTTLEEMGKDLWRLVFVNNGVKLTIDGSEALPVLKRLEENGITILVCGTCLDHFDLLDRKKVGETTNMLDIVTAMQLADKVINI from the coding sequence ATGAAGAAAGAAATCGACTGCCGTGGGCTGGCCTGCCCGGCCCCGGTGCTGGAGACAAAGAAGGCGATTGAAGAGGACAAGCCCAGCCTCATACGGGTGACCGTAGACAATGAAGCAGCGAGGCAAAACGTGACCCGGTTCCTGGAAACTCAAAAGTACCAGGTCTCCGTGGAAAAGGACGATGCTGGTTTCCACGTCACCGGGATCAAGGAGGAGAAGGCATCAACGGAGGAGGCAACCTCTGCGGATCGTCTTGAAGCGGCCGGAAAGAAAATACTGATCATGGTGGCCACAGACCGAATGGGTCATGGGGACGACGGGCTGGGCAAGAAACTGCTGATCAATTTTCTGACCACCCTGGAAGAAATGGGCAAAGACCTGTGGCGCCTGGTCTTTGTAAACAACGGGGTCAAGCTCACTATCGACGGATCGGAAGCCCTTCCGGTCTTAAAGAGACTGGAGGAGAATGGGATCACCATCCTGGTGTGCGGGACCTGCCTCGATCACTTCGATCTTCTGGACAGGAAAAAGGTGGGAGAGACCACCAACATGCTGGATATTGTCACGGCCATGCAACTGGCCGACAAAGTGATCAATATCTGA
- a CDS encoding type II toxin-antitoxin system Phd/YefM family antitoxin, whose translation METINIHEAKTHLSRLVDEAARGKAFVIAKAGKPLVKVVPLADEEKQGNGKLGFMSGSISVPDDFDTMGGSEIRVFFEGGKES comes from the coding sequence ATGGAGACTATCAATATTCACGAGGCGAAAACTCATCTGTCCCGGCTCGTCGATGAGGCTGCACGAGGAAAGGCATTTGTTATTGCCAAGGCGGGAAAACCGCTGGTCAAGGTCGTGCCTCTGGCCGACGAAGAAAAGCAGGGGAATGGGAAACTTGGATTTATGTCAGGTAGTATTTCAGTCCCTGATGATTTCGACACCATGGGAGGATCAGAGATCAGGGTGTTTTTTGAGGGGGGAAAAGAGTCGTGA
- a CDS encoding carbonic anhydrase has translation MPTHTLIAGHGRFKEHFSKNRDFFLALAQKGQSPKVLWVGCSDSRVVPEQIMGADPGELFIIRNIANIVPPVGKGADSVGAAIEYAVLHLQVPHIVICGHTECGGIKALGEALDMEHEPHITRWLENARPARERVEASAGSEIDPYLETIKANVLLQMEHLMTYPCVREAVEAGRLTIHGWLYDLHNGDLFSYNDSEKGWTPLSLPGQE, from the coding sequence ATGCCGACACATACATTGATCGCCGGTCACGGCCGATTCAAAGAGCATTTCAGCAAAAACCGGGACTTCTTTCTGGCCCTTGCCCAGAAAGGACAATCTCCCAAGGTTTTATGGGTCGGGTGTTCCGATTCCCGGGTGGTTCCGGAACAGATCATGGGGGCGGATCCCGGAGAATTGTTCATCATCAGGAACATCGCCAATATCGTTCCTCCTGTGGGCAAGGGGGCTGATTCCGTTGGAGCGGCCATCGAGTATGCCGTTCTTCACCTCCAGGTGCCCCACATCGTGATCTGCGGGCATACGGAGTGCGGAGGGATCAAGGCCCTCGGAGAGGCCCTCGACATGGAGCACGAGCCCCATATTACACGCTGGCTTGAAAACGCCCGCCCCGCCCGGGAACGGGTGGAGGCAAGTGCCGGTTCCGAAATCGATCCCTACCTGGAAACCATCAAGGCCAACGTGCTGCTTCAAATGGAACACCTCATGACTTACCCCTGCGTCCGGGAAGCGGTGGAGGCCGGCCGCCTGACGATCCACGGGTGGCTCTATGATCTTCATAATGGAGATCTCTTCAGCTATAATGACAGCGAAAAAGGATGGACTCCTCTTTCCCTTCCCGGGCAAGAATGA